Proteins co-encoded in one Streptomyces roseochromogenus subsp. oscitans DS 12.976 genomic window:
- a CDS encoding CPBP family intramembrane glutamic endopeptidase, with amino-acid sequence MQVEADSVTASGARERDPRRILRDETLLVLGLSLGASGVSALISFIGSVTKPGGLKNQAATLNASAAPGRPWLDLAWQLFGIATALVPVALVAHLLLREGAGLRTLGFDRTRPWPDLARGAGIAAVIGSTGIAFYLAARGLGFNLTVVPEALPDVWWKYPVLILSALQNAVLEEVIVVGYLLRRLGQLGWSPGTALVASAVLRGSYHLYQGVGGFLGNMVMGVVFVYLYRRWGRVGPLVVAHSLLDIGAFVGYALLAGKVGWLPTA; translated from the coding sequence CATCCGGGGCGCGCGAGCGTGACCCGCGGCGGATCCTGCGGGACGAGACTCTGCTCGTGCTCGGGCTCTCGCTGGGGGCGAGCGGGGTCTCCGCGCTGATCAGCTTCATCGGCTCGGTCACCAAGCCCGGCGGCCTGAAGAACCAGGCGGCCACCCTCAACGCCTCGGCCGCGCCCGGCCGCCCCTGGCTGGACCTGGCCTGGCAGCTGTTCGGCATCGCCACCGCGCTGGTCCCCGTCGCCCTGGTCGCCCACCTGCTGCTGCGCGAGGGCGCGGGCCTGCGCACCCTCGGCTTCGACCGCACCCGCCCCTGGCCCGACCTGGCCCGGGGCGCCGGGATCGCGGCGGTGATCGGCAGCACCGGGATCGCCTTCTACCTGGCCGCCCGCGGCCTCGGCTTCAACCTCACGGTCGTCCCCGAGGCGCTGCCGGACGTGTGGTGGAAGTACCCGGTACTGATCCTGTCCGCCCTGCAGAACGCGGTCCTCGAAGAGGTCATCGTCGTCGGCTATCTGCTGCGCAGGCTGGGCCAGTTGGGCTGGAGCCCGGGGACCGCTCTGGTGGCCAGCGCGGTCCTGCGCGGCTCGTACCACCTCTACCAGGGCGTCGGCGGCTTCCTCGGAAACATGGTCATGGGCGTGGTGTTCGTGTACCTGTACCGCCGCTGGGGGCGGGTCGGTCCGCTGGTCGTCGCGCACTCCCTGCTCGACATCGGCGCCTTCGTCGGTTACGCCCTCCTCGCGGGCAAGGTGGGCTGGCTGCCGACGGCCTGA
- a CDS encoding pyridoxamine 5'-phosphate oxidase family protein, whose protein sequence is MQGTTEETQAAAYAPTDRTVPTRAADRASYDRELVHAILDEGYVCHLGFVRDGAPVVLPTLYGRVGERLYVHGSTGSRPLRMTGETDPGLPVCLTVTHLDGLVLARSAFHHSLNYRSVVVHGIARQVTDPEEKRTALDALVDHVVPGRAADSRPANKKELAATAVIRLDLDEVSAKLRTGGANDEPEDLALPHWAGVVPVQRGYGAPVPNADLAPGIELPDYLKAR, encoded by the coding sequence ATGCAGGGGACGACCGAGGAAACCCAGGCCGCCGCCTATGCCCCGACCGACCGCACCGTGCCCACGCGCGCCGCGGACCGGGCGTCGTACGACAGGGAACTGGTGCACGCGATACTCGACGAGGGGTACGTCTGCCACCTCGGCTTCGTCCGCGACGGCGCCCCCGTGGTGCTGCCGACGCTGTACGGCCGGGTCGGCGAGCGGCTCTATGTGCACGGGTCCACCGGTTCCCGTCCGCTGCGGATGACCGGCGAGACCGACCCGGGCCTGCCGGTGTGCCTGACGGTCACCCACCTGGACGGGCTGGTGCTGGCCCGTTCCGCCTTCCACCACTCCCTCAACTACCGCTCCGTGGTGGTGCACGGCATCGCCCGCCAGGTCACCGACCCGGAGGAGAAGCGGACGGCCCTGGACGCGTTGGTGGACCACGTCGTCCCGGGCCGCGCCGCCGACTCCCGGCCCGCGAACAAGAAGGAGCTGGCCGCCACCGCGGTGATCCGCCTGGACCTGGACGAGGTCTCGGCCAAGCTCCGCACCGGCGGCGCCAACGACGAGCCGGAGGACCTCGCCCTGCCGCACTGGGCCGGCGTCGTCCCGGTCCAGCGCGGCTACGGCGCCCCGGTCCCCAACGCCGACCTGGCACCCGGCATCGAGCTGCCGGACTACCTGAAGGCCCGGTAG
- a CDS encoding PhzF family phenazine biosynthesis protein, protein MRIRIVDAFTDRPFAGNPAGVLLLDDVFPADDWLQNVAMEVNHAETAFAHRLPGGGEADWALRWFTPVAEVAMCGHATLATAHVLHTTGAHEGPVRFTTRSGVLIATPAADGSITLDFPTAPLTRVEVPAGVAEALGAEPVAAFDTGANVGDLLVELADEKTVLGLAPDHRSLGAYSSRGVITTARAEDPSRGYDFVSRCFFPNVGIDEDPVTGSAHTALAPHWSARLGRDNLTGLQASRRTGLVRTGLRGDRTLLTGRAVTVIEGELHA, encoded by the coding sequence ATGCGCATTCGAATCGTGGACGCCTTCACCGACCGCCCCTTCGCCGGCAACCCGGCCGGAGTCCTGCTCCTCGACGACGTCTTCCCGGCCGACGACTGGCTCCAGAACGTCGCCATGGAGGTCAACCACGCCGAGACGGCGTTCGCCCACCGGCTACCCGGGGGCGGCGAGGCGGACTGGGCGCTGCGCTGGTTCACGCCCGTCGCCGAGGTCGCCATGTGCGGGCACGCCACGCTCGCCACCGCCCACGTCCTGCACACCACCGGCGCCCACGAGGGCCCGGTGCGGTTCACCACCCGCAGCGGCGTGCTCATCGCCACGCCGGCCGCCGACGGCTCGATCACCCTCGACTTCCCGACCGCCCCGCTGACCCGGGTCGAGGTCCCGGCCGGGGTCGCCGAGGCGCTGGGTGCCGAGCCCGTCGCCGCCTTCGACACCGGCGCGAACGTCGGTGACCTGCTCGTGGAACTGGCCGACGAGAAGACCGTCCTCGGCCTCGCGCCGGACCACAGGTCACTCGGCGCCTACTCCTCGCGCGGCGTCATCACCACCGCCCGTGCCGAGGACCCGTCCCGCGGCTACGACTTCGTCTCCCGCTGCTTCTTCCCGAACGTCGGCATCGACGAGGACCCGGTCACCGGCAGCGCCCACACCGCGCTTGCCCCGCACTGGTCGGCGCGCCTCGGCCGCGACAACCTCACCGGGCTGCAGGCCTCCCGCCGCACCGGCCTGGTCCGCACCGGTCTGCGCGGTGATCGCACGCTGCTCACCGGCCGCGCGGTCACGGTCATCGAGGGCGAGCTGCACGCCTGA
- a CDS encoding class I SAM-dependent methyltransferase → MWATAVGVARVRALETERENALFRDPLAQAFATAGGLWPSSPPLPDDEAARRRRLAVSFSIVIRTKFLDDLLQQASASGVRQVVLLGAGMDSRAFRMDWPAGTRLFEVDTAAPLDFKASVLRQERAVARCERITVAVDLREDWPGALAAAGHDPAVPTVWIAEGLLIYLPEDAVELLLARISAQSVAGSRMGLTLGSRGVIERFGADAEPGSAASMWVSEMPDDPVGWLAGHGWEADTHTLRERAAAYGRPISTPPQREERPGGLISAVRR, encoded by the coding sequence GTGTGGGCCACGGCGGTGGGGGTGGCCAGGGTGCGGGCGCTGGAGACCGAGCGGGAGAACGCGCTGTTCCGCGACCCACTGGCACAGGCCTTCGCAACCGCCGGCGGCCTATGGCCCTCCTCACCACCGCTGCCAGATGACGAGGCCGCGCGCCGCCGCCGGCTGGCCGTGTCGTTCTCCATCGTCATCAGGACGAAGTTCCTCGACGACCTGTTGCAGCAGGCCTCCGCGTCCGGGGTCCGGCAGGTCGTGCTGCTCGGCGCCGGTATGGACAGCCGGGCCTTCCGGATGGACTGGCCCGCGGGCACCCGGCTGTTCGAGGTCGACACCGCCGCGCCACTGGACTTCAAGGCTTCGGTGCTGCGCCAGGAGCGGGCCGTCGCACGCTGCGAGCGGATCACCGTCGCAGTGGATCTGCGTGAGGACTGGCCAGGCGCGCTGGCCGCCGCAGGGCACGACCCGGCGGTGCCGACCGTGTGGATCGCCGAAGGACTGCTGATCTATCTGCCCGAGGACGCGGTGGAGCTGCTGCTGGCCCGGATCAGCGCGCAGTCGGTGGCAGGCAGTCGGATGGGGCTGACGTTGGGCTCGCGGGGCGTGATCGAGCGCTTCGGCGCGGACGCCGAGCCGGGATCGGCGGCGTCCATGTGGGTCTCGGAGATGCCCGACGACCCGGTCGGCTGGCTGGCCGGGCACGGCTGGGAGGCCGACACCCACACCCTGCGCGAGCGCGCCGCCGCCTACGGCCGCCCGATCAGCACCCCGCCGCAGCGCGAGGAGCGTCCCGGCGGACTGATTTCGGCGGTCCGCCGGTAG
- a CDS encoding tetratricopeptide repeat protein, producing the protein MQATRLQERALALFEELGYRLGQAHALHDLGRVRYATGDYVQATRLQERALALYEELGNRYGQAHALNDLGRVWCLTGDYEQATRPLGQALALFREVGDRQGEAEVLNSLGALLAESTRPQEALTAYRQALELARQIRSPLDEARALEGAAGCHERLGDRTAALEELREAVGIYRRLGAAEAKAASEHLTNLEAEEGSGASGVEDSTDS; encoded by the coding sequence GTGCAAGCGACCCGCCTTCAGGAGCGGGCCCTGGCCCTGTTCGAAGAGCTCGGATACCGGCTCGGGCAGGCCCATGCCCTCCACGATCTGGGCCGTGTGCGGTACGCGACCGGTGACTACGTGCAAGCGACCCGCCTCCAGGAGCGGGCTCTGGCCCTCTATGAGGAGCTCGGCAACCGGTACGGGCAGGCCCACGCCCTCAATGATCTGGGCCGCGTGTGGTGCCTGACTGGCGACTACGAGCAGGCCACCCGCCCGCTGGGGCAGGCCCTGGCCTTGTTCCGGGAGGTTGGCGACCGTCAGGGGGAGGCGGAGGTACTGAACAGTTTGGGCGCTCTCCTGGCCGAGTCCACCAGACCGCAAGAGGCCCTTACCGCGTACCGGCAGGCGCTGGAGCTGGCCCGTCAGATCCGCAGTCCGCTGGACGAGGCGCGGGCACTGGAAGGGGCAGCCGGATGCCACGAGCGCCTTGGTGACCGCACGGCCGCTTTGGAGGAACTACGCGAAGCCGTCGGCATCTATCGCCGCCTCGGCGCGGCCGAGGCGAAGGCCGCATCCGAGCACCTGACCAACCTGGAAGCCGAAGAAGGCAGTGGCGCTTCGGGCGTTGAGGATTCGACCGATTCCTGA
- a CDS encoding type II toxin-antitoxin system Rv0910 family toxin, with protein MAEVSAEARIQAPAEKVWAQLTDWSSYGEWNATHTSFPKGGPETLAVGGTFQENMKLMGFPAEVDWIIEELEPARVFAIRGKGPMAVTVATRYTLTPDGDATSVRIDGEFTGAAVSLMAGKLKDSATAALNESLRKLAGLVV; from the coding sequence ATGGCCGAAGTCAGCGCGGAGGCACGCATCCAGGCGCCGGCCGAGAAGGTGTGGGCCCAGCTCACCGACTGGTCGTCGTACGGGGAGTGGAACGCCACCCACACCAGCTTCCCCAAGGGCGGCCCGGAGACCCTGGCTGTGGGCGGGACGTTCCAGGAGAACATGAAGCTGATGGGCTTCCCGGCCGAGGTCGACTGGATCATCGAGGAACTGGAGCCGGCGCGGGTGTTCGCCATCCGCGGCAAGGGCCCGATGGCGGTGACGGTCGCCACCCGCTACACCCTCACCCCCGACGGCGACGCCACGTCCGTGCGCATCGACGGCGAGTTCACCGGCGCCGCCGTCTCCCTGATGGCGGGCAAGCTGAAGGACTCGGCGACGGCCGCCCTGAACGAGTCGCTGCGCAAGCTGGCCGGCCTGGTGGTCTGA
- a CDS encoding EamA family transporter, with translation MPVQTSESSQGSRGKGVGLGLALASALAFGGSGVAAKPLIEAGLDPLHVVWLRVAGAAVVMLPLAVRHRALPRRRPALLAGFGLLAVAGVQACYFAALSRIPVGVALLIEYLAPALVLGWVRFVQRRPVTRAAALGVVLAAGGLACVVEVWSGLSFDALGLLLALGAACCQVGYFVLADHGGDAGDEAPDPLGVIAYGLLVGALVLTVVARPWTMRWSVLTGSADMNGTAVPALALLGWIVLIATVVAYVTGVLSVRRLSPQVAGVVACLEAVIATVLAWVLLGEHLSLPQMAGGAVVLLGAFIAQSSAPVKGSAEPVAAGGAERELSARGTAA, from the coding sequence GTGCCGGTGCAGACGTCAGAGAGCAGTCAGGGCAGCCGCGGCAAGGGCGTCGGGCTCGGTCTCGCGCTCGCCTCGGCACTCGCGTTCGGCGGGTCCGGAGTGGCCGCGAAGCCGCTGATCGAGGCGGGCCTCGACCCGCTCCACGTGGTCTGGCTGCGAGTGGCCGGCGCCGCCGTGGTCATGCTGCCGCTCGCGGTGCGGCACCGCGCGCTGCCGCGCCGCCGTCCCGCGCTGCTCGCCGGGTTCGGACTGCTCGCCGTCGCCGGTGTCCAGGCCTGCTACTTCGCCGCGCTCTCCCGGATCCCGGTGGGTGTGGCCCTGCTCATCGAGTACCTGGCTCCCGCACTCGTGCTGGGCTGGGTGCGGTTCGTGCAACGGCGGCCCGTGACGCGTGCCGCCGCGCTCGGCGTGGTCCTCGCGGCCGGCGGCCTCGCCTGTGTCGTGGAGGTCTGGTCCGGGCTGAGCTTCGACGCGCTCGGCCTGCTGCTCGCGCTCGGCGCCGCCTGCTGCCAGGTCGGCTACTTCGTCCTGGCCGACCACGGCGGTGACGCGGGCGACGAGGCACCGGACCCGCTCGGCGTCATCGCCTACGGTCTGCTCGTCGGCGCCCTCGTCCTGACGGTCGTCGCCCGCCCCTGGACCATGCGCTGGTCGGTGCTGACCGGCTCGGCGGACATGAACGGCACCGCCGTACCGGCCCTCGCCCTGCTGGGCTGGATCGTGCTGATCGCCACCGTCGTCGCGTACGTCACCGGGGTGCTGTCCGTGCGGCGGCTGTCTCCGCAAGTCGCCGGCGTCGTCGCCTGCCTGGAGGCGGTCATCGCGACCGTGCTGGCCTGGGTGCTGCTCGGCGAGCACCTGTCCCTGCCGCAGATGGCGGGCGGCGCCGTCGTCCTGCTCGGCGCGTTCATCGCCCAGTCCTCGGCGCCCGTCAAGGGTTCCGCCGAGCCGGTGGCCGCGGGCGGCGCGGAGCGGGAGTTGTCAGCGCGCGGTACGGCTGCCTAA
- a CDS encoding DMT family transporter, translated as GAMTLLTRWWGRDGGADPSDTTVGAFAVTALCLLPFALHAGMLPHTAHPARLLWLVLYIAAVPTALAYALYFAGAAVVRSATVSVIMLLEPVTAAMLAVALLGERLTATTVAGTLLLLGAVAGLAVSEARGSGRRESIPV; from the coding sequence ACGGCGCCATGACCCTGCTGACCCGCTGGTGGGGGAGGGACGGCGGCGCCGACCCCTCCGACACCACCGTCGGGGCGTTCGCGGTGACCGCCCTGTGCCTGCTGCCGTTCGCGCTGCACGCAGGCATGCTCCCGCACACCGCCCACCCCGCACGACTGCTGTGGCTGGTGCTGTACATCGCCGCCGTGCCCACGGCGCTCGCGTACGCCCTGTACTTCGCCGGAGCGGCCGTCGTACGGTCCGCCACCGTCTCCGTGATCATGCTCCTGGAGCCGGTGACCGCGGCCATGCTCGCCGTCGCCCTGCTCGGCGAGCGGCTGACGGCGACCACCGTGGCCGGCACCCTGCTTCTGCTCGGCGCGGTCGCGGGCCTCGCCGTGAGCGAGGCCCGCGGATCCGGCCGCCGGGAGTCGATCCCGGTGTGA
- a CDS encoding tetratricopeptide repeat protein yields the protein MPARDLYLYRQEAPLPARPVVTRGLPQDVVGFTGRRRELERLLAAAGPGRVVNIHTVDGMPGVGKTALVTRAAHLLAEHFPDGQFFYDLHAHTPDLPTAQPVDVLAVLLTGLGIAPRHLPRSLEGRSHLWRDQLTGKRVLLVLDDAAGHAQIQPLVPASPGCLTLVTSRRRLIALDGADPVSLAPLTPDEAAELFTSRSRRAPTDSSEQDAVAETVCLCGYLPLAIVLLAGRLRHKDPATWSLARFAAEFAEAQDRLGELDDGDNRAVYTAFTLSYRDLPADQQRLFRRIGLHPGPDIDAYAAAALDDAPLAATRRRLEALYTAHLLDETAPGRYQSHDLLRAYARTLTTEHDTPDNRAQAIDRLLEYYQHTAQSADQHLARTSRPGSPPAERQATAPDLPDRAAALAWLRTERDNLLACIDTATHQQAPRAVHLTAAIAAFLLQDGPWPQAATLHQRAAATAHHNNDQLGEATALHDLGRVRYLAADYEQATRLQERALALYEGLGNRLGQANALNELGRVRYMAGDYVQATPLQERALALYEELGNRLGQANALNDLGRVRYLTGDYQLVQPPSGAGLGPVRGARIPARAGPRPPRSGPRAIRGWRLRASDPPSGAGPGPVRRARIPARAGPCPPRSGPCAVRDR from the coding sequence ATGCCGGCCCGCGACCTGTACTTGTACCGGCAGGAGGCGCCGCTGCCAGCCCGGCCGGTGGTTACCCGCGGCCTGCCCCAGGATGTGGTGGGTTTCACCGGGCGTCGGCGTGAGCTGGAGCGGCTGCTGGCGGCTGCCGGGCCGGGACGGGTGGTGAACATCCACACCGTGGACGGGATGCCGGGGGTGGGTAAGACCGCCCTGGTCACTCGCGCCGCGCACCTGCTGGCCGAGCATTTCCCGGACGGGCAGTTCTTCTACGATCTGCATGCCCACACCCCCGATCTGCCCACCGCGCAACCCGTCGACGTGCTGGCGGTGCTGCTGACCGGCCTGGGCATCGCCCCACGCCACCTGCCCCGCAGCCTGGAGGGCCGCTCGCACCTGTGGCGTGACCAGCTGACCGGCAAACGGGTGCTGCTGGTGCTCGATGACGCGGCCGGGCACGCCCAGATCCAGCCGCTCGTGCCGGCCAGTCCCGGCTGCCTGACCCTGGTCACCAGCCGCCGCCGATTGATCGCCCTGGACGGAGCCGACCCCGTGTCCCTCGCCCCGCTCACCCCGGACGAGGCGGCCGAGCTGTTCACCAGCCGCTCCCGCCGCGCCCCCACCGACAGCAGCGAACAGGACGCGGTCGCCGAGACGGTATGCCTGTGCGGGTATCTGCCGCTGGCGATCGTCCTGCTCGCCGGCCGGCTGCGCCACAAGGACCCGGCCACGTGGTCCCTCGCCCGGTTCGCCGCCGAGTTCGCCGAAGCTCAGGACCGCCTGGGCGAACTCGATGACGGCGACAACCGCGCCGTGTACACCGCCTTCACCCTCTCCTACCGGGACCTCCCCGCCGACCAGCAACGCCTCTTCCGGCGCATCGGCCTGCACCCCGGACCCGACATCGACGCCTACGCGGCAGCCGCCCTTGACGACGCCCCCCTGGCCGCCACCCGGCGCCGCCTGGAAGCTCTCTACACCGCCCACCTCCTCGACGAGACCGCCCCCGGCCGCTACCAGTCCCACGACCTCCTCCGCGCCTACGCCCGCACCCTCACCACCGAACACGACACGCCCGACAACCGCGCCCAGGCGATCGACCGCCTCCTGGAGTACTACCAGCACACCGCGCAGAGTGCCGACCAGCACCTGGCCCGTACCTCCCGCCCCGGCAGCCCACCTGCCGAACGGCAAGCCACGGCGCCTGATCTTCCCGACCGGGCCGCCGCCTTGGCCTGGCTACGCACCGAACGCGACAACCTCCTCGCCTGCATCGACACCGCCACCCACCAGCAGGCACCCCGCGCAGTCCACCTGACGGCCGCCATCGCCGCCTTCCTGCTCCAGGACGGCCCCTGGCCCCAGGCCGCCACCCTCCACCAGCGCGCCGCCGCCACGGCTCACCACAACAACGACCAGCTCGGTGAAGCCACCGCCCTCCATGATCTGGGCCGTGTGCGGTACCTGGCTGCCGACTACGAGCAAGCAACCCGCCTCCAGGAGCGGGCTCTGGCCCTGTATGAAGGGCTCGGCAACCGGCTCGGACAGGCCAATGCTCTCAACGAGCTGGGCCGCGTGCGGTACATGGCCGGCGACTACGTGCAGGCCACCCCCCTCCAGGAGCGGGCTCTGGCCCTGTATGAAGAGCTCGGCAACCGGCTCGGACAGGCCAACGCCCTCAACGATCTGGGCCGCGTGCGATATCTGACCGGCGACTATCAGCTGGTCCAGCCGCCTTCAGGAGCGGGCCTTGGCCCTGTTCGAGGAGCTCGGATACCGGCTCGGGCAGGCCCACGCCCTCCGCGATCTGGGCCGCGTGCGATACGTGGCTGGCGACTACGTGCAAGCGACCCGCCTTCAGGAGCGGGCCCTGGCCCTGTTCGAAGAGCTCGGATACCGGCTCGGGCAGGCCCATGCCCTCCACGATCTGGGCCGTGTGCGGTACGCGACCGGTGA
- a CDS encoding Clp protease N-terminal domain-containing protein → MQPRTARRTAHDEVAAHLDDDAALGAELAAVVAGARRRAVRDGDRQIDTAHLLHSLLEHDPEVRAAVGGPPQLARLLGYLVQRSIGYGLRWQGSVEDSGALAVLSATAGAGAREPKDTAGWSPAAAAALSGARERVRLRGESRVTGVDLLAALTADPGSRAVEVLERAGIRDLNTRLAAGAEECAGDGDPVR, encoded by the coding sequence GTGCAACCCCGTACTGCCCGCCGGACCGCCCATGACGAGGTGGCCGCGCACCTGGACGACGATGCCGCGCTCGGCGCAGAGCTGGCGGCGGTGGTCGCCGGTGCCCGCCGGCGGGCCGTGCGGGACGGGGACCGGCAGATCGACACCGCCCATCTGCTGCACTCCCTCCTGGAACACGACCCCGAGGTCCGCGCGGCCGTCGGCGGTCCGCCGCAGCTCGCCCGGCTCCTGGGCTACCTGGTGCAGCGCAGCATCGGCTACGGACTGCGCTGGCAGGGCAGCGTGGAGGACTCCGGCGCGCTCGCCGTCCTGTCCGCCACGGCTGGCGCCGGCGCACGGGAACCCAAGGACACCGCCGGCTGGTCGCCCGCCGCGGCCGCCGCACTGTCCGGCGCCCGTGAGCGTGTGCGCCTTCGCGGCGAGTCCCGCGTCACCGGCGTCGATCTCCTCGCCGCGCTCACCGCGGACCCGGGGTCCCGGGCCGTCGAGGTGCTCGAACGCGCCGGCATCCGCGACCTGAACACCCGGCTCGCGGCCGGTGCCGAGGAGTGCGCCGGCGACGGCGATCCGGTGCGCTGA
- a CDS encoding MerR family transcriptional regulator, with amino-acid sequence MRIGELAARTGLSKDTLRFYEKIGLLDGDRLPNGYRDFPPETVVWLRYVRTAQALGFTLAEIARHGEELRDAPDSAEALSALFEDKIRVIDARMAELTALRADLTSRVSTGCPLRAAEQTV; translated from the coding sequence ATGCGTATCGGAGAACTGGCCGCGCGTACGGGGCTGTCGAAGGACACCCTGCGCTTCTACGAGAAGATCGGCCTGCTCGACGGCGACCGGCTGCCCAACGGCTACCGCGACTTCCCGCCGGAGACCGTGGTGTGGCTGCGCTACGTCCGCACTGCGCAGGCGCTCGGCTTCACCCTGGCCGAGATCGCCCGGCACGGTGAGGAGCTGCGCGACGCCCCGGACAGTGCCGAGGCCCTGTCCGCCCTGTTCGAGGACAAGATCCGGGTCATCGACGCGCGCATGGCCGAACTGACCGCACTCCGCGCGGACCTGACCTCCCGCGTGAGCACGGGGTGCCCGTTGCGGGCGGCGGAACAGACGGTCTGA
- a CDS encoding EamA family transporter: MSNIASGLPVGRGLLYLIITGAAWGTAGAAASLVYRTSEMGAFGLSFWRCALGLLLLLAGRGLRPRVRPATTEPLARRAGRVLATGLGLAVFQTAYFAAVESTGLAVATVVTLGAGPVL; this comes from the coding sequence TTGTCGAACATTGCTTCCGGCCTGCCCGTCGGGCGTGGCCTGCTCTATCTGATCATCACCGGCGCCGCCTGGGGCACCGCCGGCGCCGCCGCCTCCCTGGTCTACCGGACCAGCGAGATGGGCGCCTTCGGGCTGTCCTTCTGGCGCTGCGCGCTGGGCCTGCTCCTGCTGCTCGCCGGACGGGGGCTGCGCCCACGCGTCCGCCCGGCCACCACCGAACCCCTGGCCCGCAGGGCCGGCCGGGTCCTGGCCACCGGCCTCGGGCTCGCGGTGTTCCAGACCGCCTACTTCGCCGCCGTGGAGTCCACCGGACTGGCCGTGGCCACCGTCGTCACCCTCGGCGCGGGCCCGGTGCTCAT
- a CDS encoding DinB family protein — protein sequence MTRSERLAEQLDWYWRKNLRPRLDGITDEEYLWEPVRGCWSIRPRGTSAAPVSEGSGEWTMDSASPAPVPAPVTTIAWRLAHIIVSCLGYRVGWYFGGQDVDSQTFAYAGTADEALKQLDEMYGRWNAGVRKLSDADLDNPPTVGPERFPMENRVLHVNRELIHHGAEISLLRDLYRWQDGAVPHRI from the coding sequence ATGACAAGAAGCGAGCGGCTCGCGGAGCAGTTGGACTGGTACTGGCGCAAGAACCTGCGGCCACGGCTGGACGGCATTACCGACGAGGAGTACCTCTGGGAGCCGGTGCGCGGCTGCTGGAGCATCCGCCCACGTGGCACGTCGGCCGCACCGGTGTCGGAAGGTTCGGGGGAATGGACGATGGACTCCGCGTCCCCTGCCCCGGTGCCGGCGCCGGTGACCACCATTGCCTGGCGGCTGGCGCACATCATCGTCTCGTGCCTGGGCTATCGGGTCGGATGGTACTTCGGCGGCCAGGACGTCGACTCCCAGACATTCGCCTACGCGGGGACCGCTGACGAGGCGCTGAAACAGCTCGATGAGATGTATGGGAGATGGAACGCGGGGGTCCGCAAGCTCTCGGACGCTGACCTGGACAATCCGCCCACGGTGGGTCCCGAGCGGTTTCCCATGGAGAACAGGGTCCTGCACGTCAACAGGGAGCTGATCCATCATGGCGCCGAGATTTCCCTGCTGCGCGACCTCTACCGCTGGCAGGACGGAGCCGTACCGCACCGAATATGA
- a CDS encoding PadR family transcriptional regulator produces MRTHGFERGHRHEGPGMRGMGGFDGRRAAFGPFGPGGPGFGPGGPGFGPGPWGPRGRGGPRGRARRGDVRASILALLKDRPMHGYEMIQEIAERSGGAWKPSPGSVYPTLQLLEDEGLIASETEGGKKLFALTEDGRTAADEGPDAPWEEASRGVDWEALSEIRQAGFGLMEAFGQVWKTGSKEQREKALAVINEARKKLYLILADEH; encoded by the coding sequence ATGCGTACCCACGGATTCGAGCGTGGACATCGGCACGAGGGCCCCGGGATGCGGGGCATGGGTGGATTCGACGGGCGACGGGCCGCCTTCGGGCCCTTCGGTCCGGGTGGTCCCGGGTTCGGTCCCGGCGGACCCGGATTCGGGCCTGGCCCCTGGGGGCCCAGGGGACGTGGTGGCCCGCGGGGTCGGGCGCGGCGCGGTGACGTCCGGGCCTCGATCCTGGCCCTGCTCAAGGACCGCCCCATGCACGGCTACGAAATGATCCAGGAGATCGCCGAACGCAGCGGCGGTGCGTGGAAGCCGAGCCCCGGCTCGGTCTATCCGACGCTCCAGCTGCTGGAGGACGAGGGCCTGATCGCCAGCGAGACCGAGGGCGGCAAGAAGCTGTTCGCCCTCACCGAGGACGGGCGCACCGCCGCCGACGAGGGGCCGGACGCGCCCTGGGAGGAGGCCTCGCGCGGGGTCGACTGGGAGGCCCTGAGTGAGATCCGCCAGGCCGGCTTCGGTCTGATGGAGGCCTTCGGCCAGGTCTGGAAGACCGGCAGCAAGGAACAGCGCGAGAAGGCGCTGGCCGTCATCAACGAGGCCCGCAAGAAGCTGTACCTGATCCTCGCCGACGAGCACTGA